In the genome of Bacteroidota bacterium, one region contains:
- a CDS encoding TrbG/VirB9 family P-type conjugative transfer protein, producing MFARLPLLAALLVFAASASAQSPEATPDVQTVVDLSATPASGVAERAVGRPVGDGFDGGAVVVTAGEMEEALGELVREYQRTGRAGVLRQSAVWVFPFGHTQPVLACAPLRASVVELEEGETVLGVVAGDTERFAIDLTTTGPGGRTPLVVVKPLAYDVTTNVVISTDRRVYHVTLDSAPRPSRGGDLNPQSRYARHVRFYYPDDALAALAAAESGAPMPAALSTTGSASGDGVSLDDLSFGYEWSGSPELRERLERVFDDGVHTYLQLSADPSGEAPVLYAIGPDGSREIVNYAYRPGRAGAGTYVADRVLDRADLVVGATVKKGPFGLFGRRQVERFVRIARVSR from the coding sequence ATGTTCGCCCGACTCCCCCTTCTCGCCGCCCTCCTCGTCTTCGCCGCCTCGGCGTCAGCGCAGTCGCCAGAGGCCACACCAGACGTTCAGACCGTCGTAGACCTCAGCGCCACACCGGCCTCTGGCGTCGCGGAGCGCGCCGTCGGTCGTCCGGTCGGCGACGGCTTCGACGGCGGCGCCGTAGTGGTGACCGCGGGCGAGATGGAGGAGGCGCTCGGCGAACTCGTCCGCGAGTACCAGCGGACAGGCCGCGCGGGCGTGCTCCGCCAGTCGGCCGTGTGGGTCTTCCCATTCGGCCACACCCAGCCGGTGCTCGCCTGCGCGCCGCTCCGGGCGTCGGTGGTCGAGCTCGAAGAGGGCGAGACCGTCCTGGGCGTCGTCGCCGGCGACACCGAGCGGTTCGCCATCGACCTCACGACGACAGGGCCGGGTGGGCGGACGCCGCTCGTGGTCGTGAAGCCTCTGGCGTACGACGTGACGACGAACGTCGTCATCTCGACCGACCGCCGCGTTTACCACGTCACGCTCGACTCAGCACCCCGCCCCAGCAGGGGAGGGGACTTGAATCCGCAGTCGCGCTACGCCCGCCACGTCCGGTTCTACTACCCCGACGACGCGTTGGCCGCGCTCGCGGCCGCCGAAAGCGGAGCGCCCATGCCGGCGGCGCTGTCGACCACTGGCTCGGCCTCTGGCGACGGCGTCTCGCTCGACGACTTGTCGTTCGGCTACGAGTGGTCGGGCTCGCCCGAGCTCCGCGAGCGCCTGGAGCGCGTGTTCGACGACGGGGTCCACACCTACCTCCAGCTCTCGGCTGATCCGAGTGGCGAGGCCCCGGTGCTCTACGCCATTGGCCCGGACGGCTCGCGCGAGATCGTCAACTACGCCTACCGCCCCGGCCGCGCGGGCGCCGGGACTTACGTCGCCGACCGGGTGCTCGACCGGGCCGACCTCGTGGTCGGGGCGACGGTCAAGAAGGGGCCGTTCGGGCTCTTCGGCCGCCGCCAGGTCGAGCGGTTCGTCCGCATCGCCCGCGTCTCCCGCTAG
- a CDS encoding TrbI/VirB10 family protein, which yields MAHDSFDAPDGDAPRHPALDEFELADSAQPDSDEPFSFDDDEPEAPRGDFLSGTDDGRYEPVRVNRRLVLGGLLIAGAAVLLGLLVLSGDPATPDADLTVERPEAAPPEFLERGDPYVADDGAGLAAEPEVLYADPYADPYGATYVTPPYAPDYGSTASVGPTASAPSYTSPSYASAPRGEMAMGETATPEADAFERALLSPVVARAGALTLDAASPFGGPSPEVAPLDPELQREVDEIRLIAEQFAPPVAAPEARERAPLATASVPPTASPSGGLVAPEAPRRASGGSPGPESRRAFAARTSALGEGRYGVRVQSPETPFVLQAGTVIPAALVTGLDSELPGAVTGQVTRDVYDSRSQRHVLVPKGSRLIGEYDDQIAYGQNRALVAWTRLVFPDGRSVALPGLDAKDLRGYSGLRGRVDRHFMQTFGSAVLLATVGAGAQLALPDGGRGEDYAQSPQEVIAGQIALELSRVASKVVERGLDVQPTLRIAPGHRFTVFLARDLAFAGPYKTPPAELRFVRPSVPRRSPSGR from the coding sequence ATGGCCCACGATTCTTTCGACGCCCCCGACGGCGACGCCCCTCGCCACCCCGCCCTCGACGAGTTCGAGCTGGCGGACTCGGCCCAGCCGGACTCCGACGAGCCGTTCTCCTTCGACGACGACGAGCCCGAGGCCCCGCGCGGCGACTTCCTCTCGGGCACCGACGACGGCCGCTACGAGCCCGTCCGCGTCAACCGCCGCCTGGTGCTCGGCGGGCTCCTGATCGCGGGCGCCGCCGTGCTCCTGGGGCTCCTCGTGCTCTCGGGCGACCCGGCCACGCCCGACGCCGACCTCACGGTCGAACGGCCCGAGGCGGCACCCCCGGAGTTCCTGGAGCGGGGCGACCCGTACGTGGCCGACGACGGCGCCGGGCTCGCGGCCGAGCCCGAGGTGCTCTACGCCGATCCGTACGCGGACCCCTACGGCGCGACCTACGTGACCCCGCCCTACGCGCCGGACTACGGCTCCACGGCGTCGGTCGGCCCGACGGCTTCGGCTCCGTCGTACACGTCGCCCTCGTACGCCTCGGCCCCGAGAGGCGAGATGGCAATGGGGGAGACCGCGACGCCAGAGGCCGACGCCTTCGAGCGCGCGCTGCTCTCGCCGGTCGTGGCCCGCGCGGGCGCGCTCACGCTCGACGCGGCCTCTCCGTTCGGCGGGCCGTCGCCCGAGGTCGCGCCTCTCGACCCCGAGCTCCAGCGCGAGGTCGACGAGATCCGCCTGATCGCCGAGCAGTTCGCGCCGCCTGTCGCCGCGCCAGAGGCACGGGAGCGTGCGCCTCTGGCGACGGCGTCTGTTCCTCCGACAGCGAGCCCGTCTGGAGGCCTGGTCGCGCCCGAGGCGCCGCGCAGGGCCTCTGGCGGTTCGCCCGGCCCCGAGAGCCGCCGGGCGTTCGCCGCGCGCACGTCGGCGCTCGGCGAGGGCCGCTACGGCGTCCGCGTCCAGTCTCCCGAGACGCCATTCGTGCTGCAGGCCGGGACGGTGATCCCGGCTGCGCTCGTGACCGGGCTCGACTCCGAGCTGCCCGGCGCCGTCACGGGCCAGGTCACGCGCGACGTGTACGACAGCCGCTCGCAGCGCCACGTGCTCGTCCCGAAGGGGAGTCGGCTCATCGGCGAGTACGACGACCAGATCGCGTACGGCCAGAACCGGGCGCTCGTCGCCTGGACGCGGCTCGTCTTCCCCGACGGCCGCTCGGTCGCGCTCCCCGGCCTCGACGCGAAGGACCTCCGCGGCTATTCCGGGCTCCGGGGCCGCGTCGACCGCCACTTTATGCAGACGTTCGGCTCGGCCGTCCTGCTAGCGACCGTCGGCGCGGGCGCCCAGCTCGCGCTGCCTGACGGCGGGCGGGGCGAGGACTACGCGCAGAGCCCGCAGGAGGTGATCGCGGGGCAGATCGCGCTCGAGCTCTCGCGCGTGGCTTCGAAGGTGGTCGAGCGCGGCCTTGACGTGCAGCCGACGCTCCGGATCGCGCCGGGCCACCGGTTCACGGTCTTCCTCGCGCGCGACCTCGCCTTCGCCGGGCCGTACAAGACGCCTCCGGCGGAGCTCCGCTTTGTCCGGCCGTCCGTGCCGCGCCGCTCGCCGTCAGGGCGGTAG
- a CDS encoding type IV secretory system conjugative DNA transfer family protein, which yields MEAQDTVPGSRSGGALLALLTVPVGVGGVVATHALAWYAKFHPALGEPVWSADPPAYALLLAVAAGALGGIGHTVLVDRNRGGWALVLLLVVMAPVFVGPLYEPSDGARWVAQAIRTQGIGSTPVQVAGWSFGLAWTLALVAMAFLTAPEPREASSSHGSATWGDGAALADATRGVLIGRGQPKRRRKPGPVLRYDGPGHLLTVAPTRAGKGVGAVVPNLLNHGGSVVVTDPKGENYAITARHRRQRLGQRVVGLDPFGLAGRLGLPEAEVEAARGALNPLDLIDSASPDAADDAAMIADMLVVPQKGGAEGSFWDEEAKALLAGLVLYVALSRVGAERSLPHVRELLTLAPEPFDDLLVTMGGHPDATVQRTSNRLRQKADRERSGVVSSAQSHTHFLDSPRMVTVLGESTFDPADLARGGLSVYLMVPPDRLDTFSRWLRLVVATSLVAVTRARPMTVGGGGGESRVLFLLDEFAQLGPMAPVRRAVSLMAGYGVQVWPFLQDLGQLKQTYPKDWETFIANTDVVQAFGTTDQFTAEYLSKMTGTRTVFSHGATTGKSRSRGKSRSSGRSEGASMSEHGRPLVMPDELRLMDDSEQLLLVRGHRPLQCHKLRFYEDGEFEGLAASPPGSL from the coding sequence GTGGAGGCGCAGGACACCGTCCCCGGCTCGCGCTCCGGCGGCGCGCTCCTGGCGCTCCTCACCGTCCCGGTGGGCGTCGGAGGCGTCGTCGCGACGCACGCGCTGGCGTGGTACGCCAAGTTTCACCCGGCGCTCGGCGAGCCGGTCTGGAGCGCGGACCCACCGGCGTACGCCCTGCTCCTCGCCGTGGCGGCGGGCGCGCTGGGCGGGATCGGGCACACGGTGCTCGTGGACCGCAACCGGGGCGGGTGGGCGCTCGTGCTCCTTCTCGTCGTGATGGCGCCCGTGTTCGTCGGCCCGCTCTACGAGCCCTCGGACGGCGCGCGGTGGGTCGCCCAGGCGATCCGAACGCAGGGCATCGGGTCGACGCCCGTCCAGGTGGCCGGGTGGTCGTTCGGGCTGGCGTGGACGCTCGCGCTCGTCGCGATGGCCTTCCTCACGGCGCCCGAGCCCCGCGAAGCGTCGTCGAGCCACGGGTCCGCCACGTGGGGCGACGGCGCCGCGCTGGCGGACGCCACGAGAGGCGTGCTCATCGGGCGCGGGCAGCCGAAACGGAGACGGAAGCCGGGGCCGGTCCTGCGCTACGACGGGCCGGGGCACCTGCTCACGGTCGCACCGACCCGAGCGGGCAAGGGCGTCGGCGCCGTCGTGCCCAACCTTTTGAATCACGGCGGCTCGGTCGTCGTGACGGACCCCAAGGGCGAGAACTACGCCATCACAGCGCGCCACCGGCGCCAGAGGCTGGGCCAGCGCGTGGTCGGGCTCGACCCGTTCGGGCTGGCGGGCCGCCTCGGGCTCCCCGAGGCCGAGGTCGAGGCGGCGCGCGGCGCGCTCAACCCGCTCGACCTCATCGACAGCGCGAGCCCGGACGCGGCCGACGACGCGGCTATGATCGCTGACATGCTCGTGGTGCCCCAGAAGGGCGGGGCCGAGGGCTCGTTCTGGGACGAGGAGGCGAAGGCGCTCCTGGCGGGGCTCGTGCTCTACGTCGCGCTCTCGCGCGTTGGAGCCGAGCGGTCTCTCCCCCACGTCCGCGAGCTCTTGACGCTCGCGCCCGAGCCCTTCGACGACCTGCTCGTCACGATGGGCGGCCACCCCGACGCGACCGTTCAGCGGACCTCGAACCGGCTCCGCCAGAAGGCCGACCGCGAGCGGTCCGGCGTCGTCTCGTCGGCCCAGAGCCACACGCACTTTCTCGACTCGCCCCGGATGGTGACGGTCCTGGGAGAGAGCACGTTCGACCCGGCGGACCTGGCCCGTGGCGGGCTCTCGGTCTACCTCATGGTGCCGCCCGACCGGCTGGACACGTTCTCGCGCTGGCTCCGCTTGGTCGTCGCGACCTCGCTCGTGGCCGTGACGCGAGCGCGGCCCATGACGGTTGGCGGTGGGGGAGGAGAGAGTCGCGTGCTCTTTCTCCTGGACGAGTTCGCCCAGCTCGGCCCGATGGCGCCCGTCCGCCGGGCCGTCTCGCTCATGGCGGGCTACGGGGTCCAGGTGTGGCCCTTCCTCCAGGACCTCGGCCAGCTCAAGCAGACCTACCCCAAGGACTGGGAGACGTTCATCGCGAACACCGACGTGGTCCAGGCCTTCGGGACGACGGACCAGTTCACGGCCGAGTACCTCTCGAAGATGACCGGCACCCGGACCGTGTTCTCGCACGGGGCCACGACGGGCAAGAGCCGGAGCCGTGGCAAGAGCCGGTCGTCGGGCCGGAGCGAGGGGGCGTCGATGAGCGAGCACGGCCGCCCTCTCGTGATGCCGGACGAACTCCGGCTGATGGACGACAGTGAGCAACTGCTCCTCGTGCGCGGCCACCGGCCCCTCCAGTGCCACAAGCTCCGGTTCTACGAGGACGGTGAGTTCGAGGGGCTCGCAGCGAGTCCCCCCGGCTCCTTGTAG
- a CDS encoding heavy metal translocating P-type ATPase, producing MPDLLRLDLPVLLPDAPDARDACVTRLTDALAATSGVERAHVVPAEGGRPAQLCLHYDPSAVALPRLRRTAEAAGARITERYGHVLWPADGLGHQRRARTVTELIQKAPGVVEAEANATGPVRIEFDREATSEADLRRALAGLGVTVRGDDPPEVAAVEGDDHTGHDHAPGEGHDDHSGHDHAPGAHGGHSHGGIFGERTELIFAILSGVCVGLGWALATFTGVAETIPFVLFLGAYLFGGWFTVREAVDSIRAGRFEIDFLMLVAAAGAAALGEWFEGGLLLFLFSIGHALEGYAMGKARRAIEALGELAPATARVRRDGVETEVPVGELRVGDTVVVRPDERIAADGIVAVGTSAVDQAPVTGESVPVDKQPAPDLDAALADAEGAAPEHRVFAGTLNGSGALDVVVTRPAGETTLARVVQMVAQAETERSPTQRFTDRFEKVFVPSVLAFVVGLIVVPPLLGVLGVWSEPFSESFYRAMAVLVAASPCALAIATPSAVLSGVARAGRSGVLVKGGGPLEALGGVTAIAFDKTGTLTEGEPRVTDVVPADGATEAELVEAVVAVERLSEHPLARAVVRDLADRATGAAKAENLRSVTGHGIRATLAGEAVSVGKPDLFTLDGGTAAPPALLERDRALKADGRSTMLVQRGGRFLGVVGLMDTPREAARAVIRQLHALGIETTIMISGDAQVVAESVGRAVGIDEARGDLLPDDKVEAIKALRQQGEVAMVGDGVNDAPAMANATVGIAMGAAGSDVALETADVALMADDLSKLPFAVGLSRKTRGIIRQNLWMSLGMVAFLVPATLFGLGIGPAVALHEGSTLIVVFNALRLLAYKEPGGLAASPSNSPSS from the coding sequence ATGCCTGACCTTCTCCGCCTCGACCTCCCGGTCCTTCTCCCCGACGCCCCAGACGCTCGCGACGCCTGCGTCACGCGGTTGACCGACGCGCTCGCGGCCACTTCCGGCGTCGAGCGCGCCCACGTCGTCCCCGCCGAGGGCGGTCGTCCGGCCCAGCTCTGCCTGCACTACGACCCGAGCGCGGTCGCGCTCCCCCGGCTGCGGCGCACGGCCGAGGCCGCCGGTGCCCGCATCACCGAGCGCTACGGCCACGTGCTCTGGCCCGCCGACGGGCTCGGGCACCAGCGCCGCGCCCGGACCGTCACCGAGCTCATCCAGAAAGCGCCCGGAGTGGTCGAGGCCGAGGCCAACGCGACCGGCCCGGTCCGCATCGAGTTCGACCGCGAGGCGACGAGCGAGGCCGACCTGCGCCGCGCGCTGGCGGGCCTCGGCGTCACCGTCCGCGGCGACGATCCGCCGGAAGTCGCCGCAGTCGAGGGCGACGACCACACCGGTCACGACCACGCGCCCGGCGAGGGCCACGACGACCACAGCGGGCACGACCACGCCCCAGGCGCGCACGGTGGCCACTCCCACGGCGGCATCTTCGGCGAGCGGACCGAGCTCATCTTCGCCATCCTGAGCGGCGTCTGCGTCGGTTTGGGATGGGCGCTGGCGACGTTCACCGGCGTCGCGGAGACCATCCCGTTCGTGCTCTTCCTCGGCGCCTACCTGTTTGGCGGCTGGTTCACCGTCCGCGAAGCCGTCGACTCGATCCGGGCGGGCCGCTTCGAGATCGACTTCCTGATGCTGGTCGCCGCCGCAGGCGCCGCCGCGCTGGGCGAGTGGTTCGAGGGCGGGCTCCTGCTGTTCCTGTTCTCCATCGGCCACGCGCTCGAGGGCTACGCGATGGGCAAGGCCCGCCGCGCCATCGAGGCGCTCGGCGAACTCGCACCGGCGACGGCCCGCGTCCGGCGTGACGGCGTCGAGACGGAGGTGCCCGTCGGCGAGCTCCGCGTCGGCGACACGGTCGTGGTGCGCCCCGACGAGCGGATCGCGGCCGACGGCATCGTGGCCGTCGGCACGAGCGCGGTCGACCAGGCGCCCGTCACGGGCGAGAGCGTGCCGGTCGACAAGCAACCTGCGCCCGACCTCGACGCCGCGCTGGCAGACGCCGAGGGCGCGGCGCCCGAGCACCGCGTCTTCGCGGGCACGCTCAACGGCTCCGGCGCGCTCGACGTGGTCGTGACGCGGCCTGCGGGCGAGACGACGCTGGCGCGCGTGGTCCAGATGGTGGCCCAGGCCGAGACCGAGCGCTCGCCCACGCAGCGCTTTACCGACCGGTTCGAGAAAGTCTTCGTGCCGTCCGTGCTCGCGTTCGTGGTCGGCCTGATCGTCGTGCCGCCGCTCTTGGGGGTGCTGGGCGTCTGGTCGGAGCCGTTCTCGGAGAGCTTCTACCGCGCGATGGCCGTCCTGGTGGCGGCGTCCCCGTGTGCGCTCGCGATCGCGACGCCGTCGGCCGTGCTCTCGGGCGTGGCCCGAGCCGGACGTAGCGGCGTGCTCGTCAAGGGCGGCGGTCCGCTGGAGGCGCTCGGAGGCGTGACCGCCATCGCGTTCGACAAGACGGGCACGCTCACCGAGGGCGAGCCGCGCGTGACCGACGTCGTCCCGGCCGACGGTGCGACCGAGGCGGAGCTCGTCGAGGCCGTCGTCGCCGTCGAGCGCCTGAGCGAGCACCCGCTCGCGCGTGCCGTCGTGCGCGACCTGGCCGACCGGGCCACGGGCGCGGCGAAGGCCGAGAACCTGCGGAGCGTGACCGGCCACGGCATCCGCGCGACGCTGGCAGGCGAGGCCGTCTCGGTGGGCAAGCCGGACCTGTTCACGCTCGACGGCGGGACGGCGGCCCCCCCTGCCCTCCTGGAGCGCGACCGCGCGCTCAAAGCCGACGGCCGCTCGACGATGCTCGTGCAGCGCGGCGGGCGGTTCCTAGGCGTCGTCGGGCTCATGGACACGCCTCGCGAGGCCGCGCGTGCCGTGATCCGCCAGCTCCACGCGCTCGGCATCGAGACCACGATCATGATCTCGGGCGACGCCCAGGTCGTCGCCGAGTCGGTCGGCCGGGCCGTCGGCATCGACGAGGCGCGCGGCGACCTCCTGCCCGACGACAAGGTGGAGGCCATCAAAGCCCTCCGCCAGCAGGGTGAAGTCGCGATGGTCGGCGACGGCGTCAACGACGCGCCCGCGATGGCGAACGCGACGGTCGGCATCGCGATGGGCGCCGCTGGCTCCGACGTGGCGCTGGAGACGGCCGACGTGGCGCTCATGGCCGACGACTTGTCGAAGCTGCCGTTCGCCGTCGGCCTCTCGCGGAAGACGCGCGGGATCATCCGCCAGAACCTGTGGATGAGCCTCGGCATGGTCGCATTCCTGGTCCCGGCGACGCTCTTCGGGCTCGGCATCGGCCCGGCGGTCGCGCTCCACGAGGGGTCGACGCTCATCGTCGTCTTCAACGCCCTCCGGCTCCTCGCCTACAAGGAGCCGGGGGGACTCGCTGCGAGCCCCTCGAACTCACCGTCCTCGTAG
- a CDS encoding methyltransferase domain-containing protein yields MPDRSTLWDRLRYTLYAPVYDPVVRRLDAGRRRSLALAQVQPGERVLIPGCGTGLDFAHLPPEAEVVAGDVAPGMVRSARAEAARLGTAIEVRELDAHALDLPDDSVDVVLLHLLLAVVPDPEATIREASRVLRPGGRVAVFDKFLPDGERPSLRRRLAGAVARVVATDLNRQLGPLLDHAGLVLVHREPALFGGLLEAALARKPPSPDPSPDA; encoded by the coding sequence ATGCCCGACCGCTCGACCTTGTGGGACCGCCTCCGGTACACGCTCTACGCGCCGGTCTACGACCCCGTCGTCCGCCGCCTCGACGCCGGACGCCGCCGGTCGCTCGCGCTCGCCCAGGTCCAGCCCGGCGAGCGCGTGCTGATCCCCGGCTGCGGGACCGGGCTCGACTTCGCACACCTCCCGCCAGAGGCGGAGGTCGTCGCCGGGGACGTAGCGCCCGGCATGGTCCGCTCCGCGCGCGCCGAGGCGGCCCGCCTCGGGACCGCCATCGAGGTCCGGGAACTGGATGCCCACGCGCTCGATCTCCCCGACGACTCGGTCGACGTGGTCTTGCTCCACTTGCTGCTCGCCGTCGTGCCCGACCCCGAGGCCACGATCCGAGAGGCCTCCCGCGTGCTCCGTCCCGGAGGCCGCGTGGCCGTCTTCGACAAGTTCCTCCCCGACGGCGAGCGCCCGTCGCTCCGCCGCCGCCTGGCGGGGGCCGTCGCTCGCGTCGTCGCCACCGACCTCAACCGCCAGCTCGGACCGCTCCTGGACCACGCCGGGCTCGTCCTCGTCCACCGCGAGCCCGCTCTCTTCGGCGGCCTGTTAGAGGCCGCCCTCGCCCGCAAGCCCCCCTCTCCCGACCCTTCTCCTGATGCCTGA
- a CDS encoding cation transporter: protein MTRTRYHVEKMDCAAEERLVRMALADVEGVGPLRFDLPARRLDVVHEGDQARVTEALDGLGLGAREIESGLAAPGDLRDEPAQERGPLWIALAINAAFFVGELTAGLVSGSMGLVADSLDMLADALVYALSLLAVGGTVLRKKRLARWSGYFQAGLAVFGLVEVVRRFVTAEAPPDVPTMIVVAALALVGNVATLLVLRRARGGSPGEAHVEASWIFTSNDIKVNGLVIASALVVWATASPIPDLVAGALIFVVVANGARRILALSR from the coding sequence GTGACCCGGACCCGCTACCACGTCGAGAAGATGGACTGCGCCGCCGAGGAGCGGCTCGTCCGCATGGCGCTGGCCGACGTCGAGGGCGTCGGGCCGCTCCGCTTCGACCTCCCCGCTCGCCGTCTCGACGTCGTCCATGAGGGAGACCAGGCGCGGGTCACCGAGGCGCTCGACGGGCTGGGGCTGGGCGCCCGCGAGATCGAGAGCGGCTTGGCCGCCCCGGGCGACCTCCGCGACGAACCGGCGCAGGAGCGCGGGCCGCTCTGGATCGCGCTCGCCATCAACGCCGCGTTCTTCGTCGGCGAGCTCACGGCCGGGCTCGTCTCGGGCTCGATGGGCTTGGTGGCCGACTCGCTCGACATGCTCGCCGACGCCCTCGTCTACGCGCTGAGCCTGCTCGCGGTCGGCGGGACCGTCCTCCGCAAAAAGCGGCTCGCACGGTGGAGCGGGTATTTTCAAGCGGGCCTCGCCGTCTTTGGACTCGTCGAGGTCGTCCGCCGGTTCGTCACGGCCGAGGCGCCGCCCGACGTGCCGACCATGATCGTCGTGGCCGCGCTCGCGCTCGTGGGGAACGTGGCGACGCTCCTCGTCCTGCGCCGTGCCCGGGGCGGTAGCCCGGGTGAGGCCCACGTCGAGGCCTCGTGGATCTTCACGTCCAACGACATCAAGGTCAACGGCCTCGTGATCGCCTCGGCCCTCGTCGTCTGGGCGACGGCCTCTCCGATCCCCGACCTCGTCGCGGGCGCGCTCATCTTCGTCGTCGTGGCGAACGGCGCGCGGCGGATCCTCGCCCTCTCCCGGTAG
- a CDS encoding methyltransferase domain-containing protein: MKRTVPLLLAAAGGALLWRRARRSASGDPSVLGPDAVRRLYDRLAPVYDQAATAYGLVGGDRYRRRAVESLQLSPSDTAVDLCCGTGANLPFLVEAVGPTGRVVGVDLSPGMLAQARQRVEAEGWEYVELVEADVREFAFPGPVHGVLSTFGIEMVPEHADVIARAVDALTPGGRIAVGGLRRPDGWPEWLIRAGEIVNRPFGVSRAYEDIQPWRSVEAHAEDVHYEEHLLGAAYLATGQAPGLS, translated from the coding sequence ATGAAACGCACCGTCCCCCTTCTGCTTGCCGCCGCTGGCGGAGCCCTCCTCTGGCGCCGCGCCCGGCGCTCGGCCTCTGGCGACCCCAGCGTCCTTGGACCCGACGCCGTCCGCCGACTCTACGACCGCCTCGCACCCGTCTACGACCAGGCCGCCACCGCCTACGGGCTCGTCGGGGGCGACCGCTACCGGCGCCGGGCCGTCGAGTCGCTCCAGCTCTCGCCTAGCGACACGGCCGTCGACCTCTGCTGCGGCACGGGTGCCAACCTCCCCTTCCTCGTGGAGGCCGTCGGTCCGACGGGTCGCGTCGTCGGCGTGGACCTCTCGCCCGGGATGCTCGCCCAGGCGCGTCAGCGCGTCGAGGCCGAAGGATGGGAGTACGTGGAGCTCGTCGAGGCCGACGTCCGGGAGTTCGCGTTCCCCGGGCCTGTCCACGGCGTCCTCTCGACGTTCGGGATCGAGATGGTCCCCGAGCACGCCGACGTGATCGCGCGCGCCGTGGACGCGCTCACGCCCGGCGGCCGGATCGCCGTCGGCGGGCTCCGCCGCCCCGACGGCTGGCCCGAGTGGCTCATCCGCGCGGGCGAGATCGTCAACCGACCGTTCGGGGTGAGCCGAGCCTACGAGGACATCCAGCCGTGGCGCTCGGTCGAGGCCCACGCCGAGGACGTCCACTACGAAGAGCACCTCCTCGGGGCGGCCTACCTCGCCACCGGGCAGGCTCCAGGTCTCTCGTGA
- a CDS encoding efflux RND transporter periplasmic adaptor subunit has protein sequence MNRLFLLALLLAVPLAGCGSDTEAIDDHAGEAPGAHSDDEASGEADDHGDEITLTEAQAAAVEIETAVVQASPLAAELRVPARIVPTETGRAQVGALVDGRVVQLLAAEGQAVRRGAAVAAIESPEVARLQGEYLQAQARVTQARQQLDRSRQLAAEDLISGTLLEQAVADASATQAQAAALAGEVRAHGGAIPSGPGGVTGRVTVATPISGVVSERQAELGAFVQASAPLYEVIAPGQVYADASIDPAAAVAIGQGDVAVVEAPGGRRYRGVVQFVGAEVAGETRTATVRLRVTNATAELRPETFVTVVFDVEAGEGAEAGRTAITVPTEAVERDGAQAFVYVPVDGEPRT, from the coding sequence ATGAACCGACTCTTTCTGCTCGCTCTCCTCCTCGCCGTCCCCCTCGCGGGCTGCGGCTCCGACACCGAGGCCATCGACGACCACGCCGGTGAGGCACCCGGCGCTCACTCCGACGACGAAGCCTCTGGCGAGGCCGACGACCACGGCGACGAGATCACGCTGACCGAGGCGCAGGCTGCGGCGGTCGAGATCGAGACCGCCGTCGTCCAGGCGTCGCCTCTGGCTGCCGAACTCCGCGTGCCCGCGCGGATCGTGCCGACCGAGACGGGCCGTGCCCAGGTCGGCGCGCTCGTAGACGGACGCGTCGTGCAGCTCCTCGCAGCCGAAGGCCAGGCCGTCCGCCGCGGCGCCGCCGTCGCCGCCATCGAGAGCCCCGAGGTGGCCCGCTTGCAGGGCGAGTACCTCCAGGCCCAGGCGCGCGTGACGCAGGCCCGGCAGCAGCTCGACCGCTCGCGCCAGCTCGCCGCCGAGGACCTCATCTCGGGCACGCTCCTGGAGCAGGCCGTCGCCGACGCGAGCGCCACGCAGGCGCAGGCCGCCGCGCTCGCGGGCGAGGTCCGCGCCCACGGCGGCGCGATCCCGTCGGGGCCGGGCGGCGTCACGGGCCGCGTGACGGTCGCGACGCCCATCTCGGGCGTCGTCTCCGAGCGCCAGGCCGAGCTCGGCGCCTTCGTCCAGGCCAGCGCCCCGCTCTACGAGGTCATCGCACCCGGCCAGGTCTACGCCGACGCCAGCATCGACCCGGCCGCCGCGGTCGCCATCGGGCAGGGCGACGTGGCCGTGGTCGAGGCGCCCGGCGGCCGCCGCTACCGGGGCGTGGTCCAGTTCGTCGGGGCCGAGGTGGCGGGCGAAACGCGCACAGCCACGGTCCGGCTCCGCGTCACGAACGCGACGGCCGAGCTCCGGCCCGAAACCTTCGTGACTGTCGTGTTCGACGTCGAGGCGGGCGAAGGCGCTGAGGCCGGGCGTACGGCGATCACCGTCCCGACGGAGGCCGTCGAGCGCGACGGCGCCCAGGCGTTCGTCTACGTGCCCGTGGACGGTGAGCCCCGCACCTAG